In Oncorhynchus nerka isolate Pitt River linkage group LG26, Oner_Uvic_2.0, whole genome shotgun sequence, one DNA window encodes the following:
- the LOC115125976 gene encoding large ribosomal subunit protein uL3 has product MSHRKFSAPRHGSLGFLPRKRSRRHRGKVKSFPKDDPSKPVHLTAFLGYKAGMTHIVREVDRPGSKVNKKEVVEAVTIVETPPMVVVGVVGYVETPRGLRSFKTIFAEHISDECKRRFYRNWYKSKKKAFTKYCKKWQDDEGKKQLEKDFASMKKYCQVVRIIAHTQMRLLPLRQKKSHLMEVQLNGGSISDKVDWAREKLEQSIPITNVFTQDEMIDVIGVTKGHGYKGVTSRWHTKKLPRKTHRGLRKVACIGAWHPSRVAFSVARAGQKGYHHRTEINKKIYKIGQGYHTKDGKLVKNNAATEYDLSNKSITPLGGFVHYGEVTNDFVMLKGCTIGVKKRVLTLRKSLLVQSSRRATEKIDLKFIDTTSKFGHGRFQTVEEKKAFMGPLKKDRIAKEETA; this is encoded by the exons ATG TCCCACCGTAAATTTTCGGCTCCCCGCCACGGATCCTTGGGCTTCCTGCCCCGTAAGAGGAGCAGACGTCACCGTGGTAAGGTGAAGAGTTTCCCCAAGGATGACCCCAGCAAGCCAGTCCACTTGACTGCCTTCCTTGGCTACAAGGCTGGCATGACTCACATCGTGCGTGAAGTCGACAGACCTGGCTCAA AGGTGAACAAGAAGGAAGTGGTTGAGGCTGTGACCATTGTGGAGACTCCTCCCATGGTTGTGGTGGGTGTTGTGGGCTATGTCGAGACCCCCCGTGGCCTGCGTTCCTTCAAGACCATCTTCGCTGAGCACATCAGTGATGAGTGCAAGCGTCGTTTCTACAGGAACTG GTACAAGTCCAAGAAGAAGGCCTTCACAAAGTACTGCAAGAAGTGGCAGGATGACGAGGGCAAGAAGCAGCTGGAGAAGGACTTTGCCTCCATGAAGAAGTACTGCCAGGTCGTCCGCATCATCGCCCACACGCAG aTGAGGCTGCTGCCCCTGAGGCAGAAGAAGTCCCACCTGATGGAGGTGCAGCTCAATGGAGGCTCCATCTCTGACAAGGTGGACTGGGCCCGTGAGAAGCTGGAGCAGTCTATCCCCATCACCAATGTCTTCACCCAGGATGAGATGATCGACGTCATCGGTGTCACAAAGGGTCACGGATACAAAG GTGTCACCAGCCGTTGGCACACAAAGAAGCTCCCCCGTAAGACCCATCGTGGTCTGCGTAAGGTGGCCTGTATCGGTGCCTGGCATCCCTCCCGTGTGGCCTTCTCCGTGGCCCGCGCTGGTCAGAAGGGCTACCACCACCGCACAGAGATCAACAAGAAGATCTACAAGATCGGCCAGGGCTACCACACCAAGGACGGCAAGCTGGTGAAGAACAACGCCGCCACCGAGTACGATCTGTCCAACAAGAGCATCACCCCTTTGGGTGGCTTCGTCCACTACGGAGAGGTGACCAATGACTTTGTCATGCTGAAGGGCTGCACAATTGGAGTCAAGAAGAGGGTGCTAACCCTGCGTAAG TCTCTGTTGGTGCAGTCGAGCCGTCGTGCCACGGAGAAGATCGACCTCAAGTTCATCGACACCACCTCCAAGTTTGGCCACGGCCGCTTCCAGACAGTGGAGGAAAAGAAGGCGTTCATG GGACCACTCAAGAAGGACCGCATTGCCAAGGAAGAGACTGCCTAA
- the LOC115125975 gene encoding probable mitochondrial glutathione transporter SLC25A39 isoform X1, with product MGERPVVTPSAGITPVQQMLASGTGALLTSVFVTPLDVVKIRLQAQQTPFYQALAADSASWSGVIRPSKWKCFLYCNGLMDHIYVCQYGASCTSWYKTPTHFSGTLDAFVKITRNEGVRSLWSGLPPTLVMAVPATVIYFTCYDQLRDLLRYGMGFQGNYIPLVAGGLARLGAVSVISPLELVRTKMQSRKLTYSELRVCIRSSVAQDGWLSLWRGWGPTVLRDVPFSALYWFNYELVKAQLCDQYNVSQATFSISFTAGAISGAVAAIVTLPFDVVKTRRQIQLGEMETLGVPVKNLTSTWHIMRGIWAESGYRGLFAGFLPRVIKVAPACAVMISTYEFGKIFFQKMNLDREQQAC from the exons tCACACCACTGGACGTGGTGAAGATAAGGCTGCAGGCCCAGCAAACACCATTCTATCAAG CTTTAGCTGCTGACTCTGCTTCATGGAGTGGTGTAATCCGCCCCTCCAAAT GGAAGTGCTTCCTGTATTGTAATGGCCTGATGGATCACATCTATGTGTGTCAGTATGGGGCCAGCTGCACCAGCTGGTACAAAACACCAACCCACTTCAGTGGCACCCTG GATGCTTTTGTGAAGATCACGCGCAACGAGGGGGTCAGGTCTCTGTGGAGCGGGCTGCCTCCCACACT GGTGATGGCGGTGCCTGCCACGGTCATCTACTTCACCTGCTATGACCAGCTCAGAGACTTACTGCGCTACGGCATGGGGTTCCAAGGCAACTACATCCCCCTGGTGGCTGGGGGTCTCGCTAGAC TGGGAGCAGTGAGTGTGATCAGCCCATTAGAGCTGGTGCGTACCAAGATGCAGTCCCGGAAGCTGACCTACAGCGAGCTGAGGGTGTGTATCCGCTCTAGTGTTGCCCAGGATGGCTGGCTGTCCCTGTGGAGGGGTTGGGGACCCACCGTCCTACGAGACGTCCCCTTCTCAG CCCTGTACTGGTTCAACTATGAGCTGGTGAAGGCCCAGCTGTGTGATCAGTACAATGTGTCTCAGGCCACCTTCTCCATCAGCTTCACAGCAGGGGCCATCTCTGGAGCT GTGGCTGCCATCGTGACCCTACCTTTTGACGTGGTGAAGACACGAAGACAGATCcaactgggagagatggagacactgGGAG TCCCTGTGAAGAATCTCACATCCACATGGCATATCATGAGGGGAATTTGGGCTGAATCGGGATACAGGGGGCTCTTTGCAG GTTTCCTACCCAGGGTGATCAAAGTTGCCCCAGCCTGTGCTGTCATGATCAGCACCTATGAGTTTGGGAAGATCTTCTTCCAGAAGATGAACCTTGACCGGGAGCAACAGGCCTGCtga
- the LOC115125975 gene encoding probable mitochondrial glutathione transporter SLC25A39 isoform X2: MGERPVVTPSAGITPVQQMLASGTGALLTSVFVTPLDVVKIRLQAQQTPFYQGKCFLYCNGLMDHIYVCQYGASCTSWYKTPTHFSGTLDAFVKITRNEGVRSLWSGLPPTLVMAVPATVIYFTCYDQLRDLLRYGMGFQGNYIPLVAGGLARLGAVSVISPLELVRTKMQSRKLTYSELRVCIRSSVAQDGWLSLWRGWGPTVLRDVPFSALYWFNYELVKAQLCDQYNVSQATFSISFTAGAISGAVAAIVTLPFDVVKTRRQIQLGEMETLGVPVKNLTSTWHIMRGIWAESGYRGLFAGFLPRVIKVAPACAVMISTYEFGKIFFQKMNLDREQQAC, translated from the exons tCACACCACTGGACGTGGTGAAGATAAGGCTGCAGGCCCAGCAAACACCATTCTATCAAG GGAAGTGCTTCCTGTATTGTAATGGCCTGATGGATCACATCTATGTGTGTCAGTATGGGGCCAGCTGCACCAGCTGGTACAAAACACCAACCCACTTCAGTGGCACCCTG GATGCTTTTGTGAAGATCACGCGCAACGAGGGGGTCAGGTCTCTGTGGAGCGGGCTGCCTCCCACACT GGTGATGGCGGTGCCTGCCACGGTCATCTACTTCACCTGCTATGACCAGCTCAGAGACTTACTGCGCTACGGCATGGGGTTCCAAGGCAACTACATCCCCCTGGTGGCTGGGGGTCTCGCTAGAC TGGGAGCAGTGAGTGTGATCAGCCCATTAGAGCTGGTGCGTACCAAGATGCAGTCCCGGAAGCTGACCTACAGCGAGCTGAGGGTGTGTATCCGCTCTAGTGTTGCCCAGGATGGCTGGCTGTCCCTGTGGAGGGGTTGGGGACCCACCGTCCTACGAGACGTCCCCTTCTCAG CCCTGTACTGGTTCAACTATGAGCTGGTGAAGGCCCAGCTGTGTGATCAGTACAATGTGTCTCAGGCCACCTTCTCCATCAGCTTCACAGCAGGGGCCATCTCTGGAGCT GTGGCTGCCATCGTGACCCTACCTTTTGACGTGGTGAAGACACGAAGACAGATCcaactgggagagatggagacactgGGAG TCCCTGTGAAGAATCTCACATCCACATGGCATATCATGAGGGGAATTTGGGCTGAATCGGGATACAGGGGGCTCTTTGCAG GTTTCCTACCCAGGGTGATCAAAGTTGCCCCAGCCTGTGCTGTCATGATCAGCACCTATGAGTTTGGGAAGATCTTCTTCCAGAAGATGAACCTTGACCGGGAGCAACAGGCCTGCtga